ATTGAATTCCGAATTTGGGTAAGTTCGGCCACAACCCATCACTGATACCAAGAACGGGAGCTCTGAAGCCTTTGATCTCTTGACGGAATAAAAGACCGCGGCTTTGTTTCGCCGTCGGACGAAGATGATTGAAAGAAAACACATTGTCCAAGATACGATAGAACTGTTCAAATTCAGACTTCCAGTCTGCCTCAGACCAACGCAGGTCCCACTTCCATACAATCTTATTGTTTGCATCGCGGTCGCATTTACGAGTGAACGGATTCATCGCGCACTGAGAATAACCCGCATCAAAATGTCCCACAGCATGCGAGCCAATTTCATGCCCTTCAAGATAAGCATCATTCATGTGATCAATACGGGTAGACACATCCTGGTTGTCATCGCCCCAACCAATGGCGGAACCCCGATTTTTCACCGCCACGGTTTTGCCATTGCGGGTTTCCAAACGCTGACCTGGCGGCTGGTAGTTTCCTTTCGAATCCGGAGTCAAAAAATAAACAGGATTAATAAAATAAGTGAAGCGACTATCGACGCCCTGATTCTTTTGATGTTTGGAAAAGTCGCGTGAATATTGCCACACTTCATTATTGTAGGAACCATCGAATGCCAACAGGACAAATTGGGGAGGTCTTTGCGTACCCTGAGACTGCGCAAAGGCGAACTCCTGACCAAGCATGGATAAAGCCATTAAACTCTTGGTAATCCAACTTTTACGCATCCGGTGACCTCCTTAAATTGCACTTAGAACAATTGTGCAACCGGTGTGCCGCAGGAAAATCACTTTGCGCTAGCTTAAGATGTCGAGAATTTAATCAAGGAACAATTAAGGCCCTACACTGTCTCGGATTGAGACACTAGGGAATACCCAATTCATGGTGACGCTCTTCGAGCATTTTTAAATAAGTCTCGCGATCCACGTACTTACCACCCATGCTGGCCACGACCGGAGTCACCATCTGAACATCAATCCACTGATGCCCTTGTTGCTGCAGAAGCTCCACCAAAGCCCACAAGGCGATCTTAGAAGCGTTGGGCTTTTTATAAAACATGCTTTCACCACTGAACACCCCTTGAACCAGAACGCCATAGATGCCACCGATCATAATGTTGTTTTCGCGAACCTCGACACAAAAACAAAAACCTTCTTTAAAGAAATCCACATAGGCCCGTCTCATCGCTGGGATGATCCAAGTGCCATCCTGGCCCGGGCGCGGCTGCTTTGAACATTCTTCGATCACCTGGTGAAAATCCGTATTGACGGTGATATGGATCTGCGGATTTTTGCGACGAAAACGACGAAGACTTTCGGGAACTTTAAAATCTTTAAATTCTAAAATGCCGCGTTTTTCCGGCGAAAACCACAGCATCGGCAGCCCCGGTTGAGGCCACGGAAAAATTCCCCGCGAATAAGCGGCAAACAAGGTGCCGACATCAAGGCGCCCACCAACGGCGATAATACCTTCCGCCAAAGTATCACGAGGATCAG
The Bdellovibrio sp. ArHS DNA segment above includes these coding regions:
- the aat gene encoding leucyl/phenylalanyl-tRNA--protein transferase; translation: MHRRSSVEFPDPRDTLAEGIIAVGGRLDVGTLFAAYSRGIFPWPQPGLPMLWFSPEKRGILEFKDFKVPESLRRFRRKNPQIHITVNTDFHQVIEECSKQPRPGQDGTWIIPAMRRAYVDFFKEGFCFCVEVRENNIMIGGIYGVLVQGVFSGESMFYKKPNASKIALWALVELLQQQGHQWIDVQMVTPVVASMGGKYVDRETYLKMLEERHHELGIP